One segment of Halococcus salsus DNA contains the following:
- a CDS encoding metallophosphoesterase has product MGRADERSSRIEPVPGEPAAVVRAGGERVLCVADYHAGLEAALRWEGVSLPNQARERREHLLGIVDSRAVERVVFLGDLAHAIGDSRGPERDELEALFAALADRVAVTVVKGNHDGEIESVTGGTDGEIAVTPTGGIRVGDVGFAHGHTWPARRVLEADVVCVGHEHPAVRLEDDVGGTRAERVWLRGPLDPAPFAEHYDEKLDITGELVVFPAFNDLSGGTWVNVEHQAFLAPFLPDGLADGEAYLLDGTRLGAYRQV; this is encoded by the coding sequence ATGGGGCGGGCCGACGAACGCTCTAGCCGAATCGAGCCGGTGCCCGGCGAACCGGCGGCGGTCGTCCGCGCCGGCGGCGAGCGCGTGCTTTGCGTGGCCGATTACCACGCAGGGCTCGAAGCCGCGCTCCGGTGGGAGGGCGTCTCGCTCCCGAACCAAGCGCGGGAGCGCCGTGAACACCTCCTCGGGATAGTCGATTCCCGTGCGGTGGAGCGGGTGGTCTTCCTCGGCGACCTCGCCCACGCCATCGGCGACTCCCGAGGACCGGAGCGCGACGAGCTCGAAGCCCTGTTCGCGGCGCTCGCGGATCGGGTGGCGGTCACCGTGGTGAAGGGCAACCACGACGGCGAGATCGAGTCGGTCACTGGCGGAACCGACGGTGAGATCGCGGTGACGCCCACGGGCGGAATCCGGGTTGGGGACGTGGGATTCGCGCACGGCCACACCTGGCCGGCACGGCGCGTTCTCGAAGCCGACGTGGTCTGTGTCGGCCACGAACATCCTGCAGTACGACTCGAAGACGACGTGGGCGGGACGCGAGCCGAGCGGGTGTGGCTCCGCGGGCCGCTCGACCCCGCCCCCTTCGCGGAGCATTACGACGAGAAGCTCGATATCACCGGCGAACTGGTCGTGTTCCCGGCGTTCAACGACCTCTCGGGCGGGACGTGGGTCAACGTCGAGCACCAGGCGTTCCTCGCGCCGTTCCTGCCCGACGGGCTGGCGGACGGCGAGGCGTATCTGCTCGACGGCACGCGGCTCGGAGCCTACCGGCAGGTGTAA
- a CDS encoding Single-stranded DNA binding protein: MTLDDHAEDLASDLGVDKEEVKADLQNLVEYSVPVEEAKASLRRKYGETSSTGEPTGKEIAEIATSDSAVTVRARVLTVGKRSIRYQGDDLVIFEGEVADESGTISYTAWDDFDLSPGDSIEAVGAGVREWEGNPELNLGSETSVSFVDTVDVPYEVGGDTELAELAPGDRGVSLDVRVVEVETKTIDGRDGETEILSGVLADESGRLPFTDWDPHPEIETDSSVGIENAYVREFRGVPSVNVSEFSTVTPLDHEVESGEDVTTVSIREAVGSGGMFDVEIKGNLLAVRDGSGLIQRCPECGRVVQRGQCRAHGDVDAEDDLRIKAIVDDGTASVTAVLGTDLTSTVYGGDIDDAREAAREAMDQEVVADSIRESVVGKAFRVRGTLSIDDYGANLDATEFGPSEDDPVDRARTLLAGGVGEASDTAAVGQVGE, from the coding sequence ATGACGCTCGACGACCATGCCGAGGATCTCGCCTCCGACCTCGGTGTTGACAAAGAGGAGGTCAAAGCGGACCTGCAGAACCTCGTAGAGTACAGCGTCCCGGTCGAGGAGGCGAAGGCCAGCCTCCGCCGGAAGTACGGCGAGACCAGTTCTACCGGGGAACCCACCGGCAAGGAGATCGCCGAGATAGCGACGAGCGACTCGGCGGTGACGGTTCGCGCCCGGGTCCTCACCGTCGGCAAGCGCTCGATCCGGTACCAGGGCGACGACCTGGTGATCTTCGAGGGCGAGGTCGCCGACGAGTCGGGGACGATCTCCTACACCGCGTGGGATGACTTCGACCTCTCGCCGGGCGACTCGATCGAGGCGGTCGGTGCCGGCGTCCGCGAGTGGGAGGGCAACCCCGAACTCAACCTCGGCTCCGAGACCTCCGTCTCGTTCGTCGACACCGTCGACGTACCCTACGAGGTCGGCGGCGACACCGAGCTCGCCGAGCTCGCACCGGGCGATCGAGGGGTCTCGCTCGACGTCCGCGTCGTGGAGGTCGAGACCAAGACCATCGACGGCCGCGACGGCGAGACCGAGATCCTGAGCGGCGTGCTCGCCGACGAGTCCGGTCGACTGCCGTTTACCGACTGGGACCCCCATCCCGAGATCGAGACGGACAGTTCGGTCGGGATCGAGAACGCCTACGTCCGGGAGTTCCGCGGGGTGCCCTCGGTGAACGTCTCCGAGTTCTCGACGGTGACGCCGCTCGACCACGAGGTCGAGAGCGGGGAGGACGTGACCACGGTCTCGATCCGCGAGGCGGTCGGGTCGGGCGGGATGTTCGACGTCGAGATCAAGGGGAACCTGCTCGCGGTCCGCGACGGGTCCGGCCTGATCCAGCGGTGTCCCGAGTGTGGTCGAGTGGTCCAGCGCGGCCAGTGTCGCGCCCACGGCGACGTCGATGCGGAGGACGACCTCAGGATAAAGGCGATCGTCGACGACGGGACGGCCTCGGTGACCGCGGTGCTCGGGACCGATCTCACCAGTACTGTGTACGGCGGCGACATCGACGACGCCCGCGAGGCCGCACGCGAGGCGATGGACCAGGAGGTCGTGGCCGATTCGATCCGCGAGTCGGTGGTCGGCAAGGCGTTCCGGGTGCGGGGAACCCTCTCGATCGACGACTACGGCGCGAACCTCGACGCGACCGAGTTCGGGCCGAGCGAGGACGACCCGGTCGACCGTGCCCGGACGCTGCTCGCCGGCGGTGTCGGTGAAGCGAGTGACACCGCGGCGGTCGGGCAGGTGGGCGAATGA
- a CDS encoding ABC transporter ATP-binding protein, translating to MSLVLDGVAKSYPEFELGPVDLDVGNEVLAVLGPSGCGKTTLLSVVAGVVTPDAGRVSLDGVELTGRPPEDRGTVLVFQDGALFPHLTARENVAYAADSPDRVAELADTLEIEDVLDQPADTLSGGERQRVALARSLAADPDVLLCDEPLANLDAPIKRRLRRELRPLLSSLSIPVLYVTHDQREATALGDRLAVVENGRIHQVDSPEAVFARPATPFVASFTGSTNLFRADVVDTGAKTVLDWAGQAIRTPSTDHAVGTTVDFCIRPEYVGIADGAGAENVVAGTVTSHVFEGDQHLLTVAPEGGTTDVVRVRLSPPVYDGLGRSTGDRVRLSLPPEAIHVIGERSG from the coding sequence ATGAGCCTGGTGCTCGACGGCGTGGCGAAGTCGTACCCCGAGTTCGAACTCGGACCGGTCGACCTCGACGTCGGGAACGAAGTGCTCGCGGTGCTCGGACCATCGGGCTGTGGCAAGACGACGCTGCTCTCGGTCGTCGCGGGGGTCGTCACGCCGGACGCCGGTCGGGTCAGCCTCGACGGTGTGGAGCTCACCGGCCGTCCGCCCGAGGACCGCGGCACGGTGCTGGTCTTTCAGGACGGCGCGCTCTTTCCCCACCTGACCGCGCGCGAGAACGTCGCGTACGCGGCGGATTCGCCCGACCGAGTGGCCGAGCTCGCCGACACCCTCGAGATCGAGGACGTACTCGACCAGCCCGCGGACACGCTCTCGGGCGGTGAACGACAGCGGGTCGCGCTCGCGCGCTCGCTCGCCGCCGACCCCGACGTCCTCCTGTGTGACGAACCGCTCGCCAACCTCGACGCGCCGATCAAACGCCGGCTCCGCCGCGAGCTCCGCCCCCTCCTCTCGTCGCTCTCGATCCCGGTGCTCTACGTCACCCACGACCAGCGCGAGGCGACGGCGCTCGGCGACCGCCTCGCCGTCGTCGAGAACGGCCGGATCCACCAGGTCGACAGCCCCGAAGCGGTGTTCGCCCGGCCCGCGACGCCGTTCGTGGCCTCGTTCACCGGGAGCACCAACCTGTTTCGCGCCGACGTGGTCGACACGGGCGCGAAGACCGTGCTCGACTGGGCCGGCCAGGCGATCCGGACACCGAGCACGGACCACGCGGTCGGGACGACCGTCGACTTCTGTATCCGACCCGAGTACGTCGGGATCGCCGACGGGGCTGGCGCGGAGAACGTCGTCGCCGGCACCGTCACGAGCCACGTCTTCGAGGGGGACCAACACCTCCTGACCGTCGCGCCCGAAGGTGGGACCACCGACGTGGTTCGGGTCAGGCTGTCGCCGCCGGTCTACGACGGGCTCGGCCGTTCGACCGGCGACCGAGTCCGGCTCTCGCTACCTCCGGAAGCGATCCACGTCATCGGCGAACGGTCCGGGTGA
- a CDS encoding ABC transporter permease, protein MATHPARSRSERSGAGRPDWLAVALALGGLLCLFYLVPVVSLFLSVSPTGLVARLGERELVGAARTTLLSAGVTTVVATAFGLPLAYWLARAEGHWTTAVLGVVVLPLVLPPTVGGIVLLSVFGPNTALGGAATAAGFQPYRSFLGVVLAQTFVASPFVVVTAKAAFEAVPRELEHASRSLGKGRWTTALRVTLPLAAPGILAGMTLTFARAMGEFGATMMVSYYPTTLPVSIWTSFNALGLDGAYPVAVVLVVLSALALALLNTLAANPWE, encoded by the coding sequence ATGGCGACCCACCCAGCACGCTCGCGGAGTGAGCGCTCCGGGGCCGGCCGACCGGACTGGCTCGCGGTCGCGCTGGCGCTCGGCGGCCTCCTCTGTCTGTTCTATCTCGTGCCGGTCGTCTCGCTGTTCCTCTCGGTGTCGCCTACCGGGCTCGTAGCCCGTCTCGGCGAACGGGAGCTGGTCGGTGCCGCGCGAACCACGCTGCTCTCGGCGGGGGTCACGACGGTCGTCGCGACGGCGTTCGGTCTCCCGCTGGCCTACTGGCTCGCCCGTGCTGAAGGGCACTGGACGACCGCCGTGCTCGGCGTGGTCGTTCTCCCGCTCGTTCTGCCGCCGACCGTCGGCGGGATCGTGCTCTTGAGCGTTTTCGGACCGAACACCGCGCTCGGGGGGGCCGCGACGGCGGCCGGCTTCCAGCCCTACCGTTCGTTCCTCGGGGTGGTGCTCGCCCAGACGTTCGTGGCGTCGCCGTTCGTGGTGGTGACGGCGAAGGCGGCGTTCGAGGCCGTCCCACGGGAACTCGAACACGCCTCGCGCTCGCTCGGGAAAGGTCGGTGGACCACCGCGCTCCGGGTGACGTTGCCGCTCGCCGCGCCTGGCATCCTCGCCGGGATGACGTTGACGTTCGCTCGCGCGATGGGCGAGTTCGGCGCGACCATGATGGTCTCGTACTACCCGACGACGCTGCCCGTGAGCATCTGGACCTCGTTCAACGCGCTCGGCCTCGACGGCGCGTACCCCGTCGCCGTCGTGCTCGTCGTCCTCTCCGCGCTCGCGCTCGCGCTGCTCAACACCCTCGCCGCCAACCCGTGGGAATGA
- a CDS encoding extracellular solute-binding protein produces the protein MPKQRPSRSRRAFLAGAAGVGVALAGCSSVSGSGSNATSATGGSGSRPVSVLSAGSLELAFGEGLSEAVGTDLRVESHGSSTVARLVSEGQRDPDIVALADTALFDGPLHPSWYSVFASNAVVIAYNPNTEAGERLGEAGAENWYDVLLDEDVTLGRTDPTQDPLGYRALFTLELASRYYDDAENLRERIPKRDQIYPETGLISQFESGNIDAAVAYRNMAVERDYDYIDLPDRIDLGSPKYEDDWYATVSYTSPSGKTTRGGLIGYGATVRNVTPTTRAVFETLTTGNYLEEYGFEVPPNYPETHGDPPSTLAE, from the coding sequence ATGCCGAAACAACGCCCGTCGCGGTCGCGTCGTGCGTTCCTCGCGGGCGCGGCCGGGGTCGGCGTCGCGCTCGCCGGGTGTTCGAGCGTCTCCGGGAGCGGCTCGAACGCGACGAGTGCGACGGGCGGGTCGGGGTCCAGGCCGGTGTCGGTGCTCTCGGCCGGGAGCCTCGAACTCGCCTTCGGCGAGGGGCTCTCAGAGGCAGTCGGGACCGACCTCCGGGTCGAATCCCACGGCTCCTCGACCGTCGCGCGGCTGGTGAGCGAGGGCCAGCGCGACCCCGACATCGTGGCGCTGGCCGATACGGCGCTGTTCGACGGGCCGCTCCACCCCTCGTGGTACTCGGTGTTCGCGAGCAACGCGGTCGTGATCGCCTACAACCCGAACACCGAGGCGGGCGAGCGCCTCGGGGAAGCGGGCGCGGAGAACTGGTACGACGTCCTGCTCGACGAGGACGTGACCCTCGGGCGGACCGATCCCACACAAGACCCGCTCGGCTACCGGGCGCTCTTCACCCTCGAACTCGCCTCGCGGTACTACGACGACGCGGAGAACCTCAGGGAGCGGATCCCGAAACGCGACCAGATCTACCCCGAAACGGGATTGATCTCCCAGTTCGAGTCGGGGAACATCGACGCCGCGGTCGCCTACCGGAACATGGCGGTCGAGCGCGACTACGACTACATCGACCTTCCCGATCGGATCGACCTCGGGAGTCCGAAGTACGAGGACGACTGGTACGCCACGGTGTCGTACACGTCGCCGAGCGGCAAGACGACGCGGGGCGGGCTGATCGGGTACGGTGCAACCGTCAGAAACGTGACCCCGACGACGAGGGCAGTGTTCGAGACGCTGACCACCGGGAACTACCTCGAGGAGTACGGTTTCGAGGTCCCGCCGAACTATCCGGAGACCCATGGCGACCCACCCAGCACGCTCGCGGAGTGA
- a CDS encoding TOBE domain-containing protein, giving the protein MTTHAGFDARIQRSGVAFTARDAALLDAIDDHASLNAAASALGRSYSRSQRRVVELEDAFGSLVERQRGGSGGGGSRLTDTARDLLAEFERLEVEFTGVAEAEETVLPGTVVERDGELATVETAAGPVRAIVPVNAVAVRVVIRADAVTLHPPESLPEGDTSARNRFAGRVTEVEPGETLARVALDVGAGGPLAVLVTTTSVDTLDLGPGTEVVASFKATATRAFPDGHADTENP; this is encoded by the coding sequence ATGACCACCCACGCCGGCTTCGACGCGCGGATCCAGCGCTCGGGCGTGGCGTTCACCGCTCGGGACGCGGCGTTGCTCGACGCCATCGACGACCACGCCTCGCTCAACGCCGCCGCGAGCGCGCTCGGGCGGTCGTACTCGCGCTCGCAGCGCCGGGTGGTCGAACTCGAGGACGCCTTCGGCTCGCTGGTCGAGCGCCAGCGCGGGGGTTCGGGTGGCGGCGGGAGCCGGCTCACCGACACCGCCCGCGATCTCCTCGCCGAGTTCGAACGGCTCGAAGTCGAGTTCACCGGTGTCGCGGAGGCCGAGGAGACGGTGCTTCCGGGAACGGTGGTCGAGCGCGACGGCGAACTCGCCACCGTCGAGACGGCGGCGGGCCCGGTGCGAGCCATCGTGCCCGTGAACGCCGTCGCGGTCCGGGTCGTGATCCGCGCGGACGCCGTCACGCTCCATCCCCCGGAGAGCCTCCCCGAGGGCGACACCAGCGCCCGCAACCGCTTCGCGGGGCGCGTCACGGAGGTCGAACCCGGCGAGACCCTCGCGCGCGTCGCGCTCGACGTCGGTGCCGGGGGCCCGCTCGCCGTGCTCGTCACGACGACCAGCGTCGACACCCTCGACCTCGGCCCGGGCACCGAGGTCGTCGCCTCCTTCAAGGCCACCGCGACGCGGGCGTTTCCCGACGGCCACGCCGACACTGAAAACCCGTAG
- a CDS encoding aconitate hydratase, giving the protein MSGTITEKIVEAHLVEGETEPGEEIAIEIDQTLTQDATGTMVMLELESMEVDEVRTELSAQYVDHNLIQEDNKNPDDHLFLKSACQKWGVWYSPAGNGVSHPVHQERFGIPGKTLLGSDSHTPAAGAMGMLAIGSGGLDIAMAMAGEPYHVEMPEVWGVELEGELPDWCSAKDVILELLRRHDVDGGVGRVIEYYGPGLDSLTAMDRHVIANMGTELGATSTVFPADEAVRSFLAQQEREEDFSELLADDDAEYHVTEHIDLSAIEPMIAKPSSPGNVVPVTEVAGENLYQGYIGSSANPGLRDFAVPAMIAENHRVPPEVSFDVNPTSRQMLQNLTAEGYLTMLYASGARVHQAGCNGCIGMGQAPASGRNSLRTVPRNFPGRTGTREDSVFLCSPETAVASALAGEITDPRTLEDTHDMSYPEWEEPEAIIVDDSALSPPPENPGGELEKGPNVKSLPEFETVPDAISGPVLMKVGDDISTDEIMPAGSAVLPYRSNIPKISEWVFDQVEQGFYQRAEEAGAPWLVVGGSNYGQGSSREHAALAPYHLGMRAALAVSYARIHWQNLVNFGIVPLEFVDRDDYEAIEQGDELELPAIREELRNGTEVTVRNGTQNTEFTAEHSLSPRQVDVVLQGGLIEAYKN; this is encoded by the coding sequence ATGTCAGGAACGATAACCGAGAAGATCGTCGAAGCCCACCTCGTCGAGGGCGAGACCGAACCCGGCGAGGAGATCGCCATCGAGATCGACCAGACGCTGACTCAGGACGCGACGGGGACGATGGTGATGCTCGAACTCGAATCCATGGAGGTCGACGAGGTTCGGACGGAGCTCTCGGCGCAGTACGTCGACCACAACCTCATCCAGGAGGACAACAAGAACCCCGACGACCACCTCTTCCTCAAGAGTGCGTGCCAGAAGTGGGGCGTCTGGTACTCGCCCGCGGGCAACGGGGTCTCCCATCCCGTCCACCAGGAGCGCTTCGGGATCCCGGGCAAGACACTGCTGGGGTCGGACTCACACACCCCGGCGGCGGGCGCGATGGGGATGCTCGCCATCGGCTCCGGCGGACTGGACATCGCGATGGCGATGGCGGGCGAACCCTATCACGTCGAGATGCCCGAAGTCTGGGGCGTCGAGCTGGAGGGCGAACTCCCGGACTGGTGTAGCGCGAAGGACGTCATCCTCGAATTGCTGCGCCGCCACGACGTCGACGGCGGCGTCGGACGCGTGATCGAGTACTACGGGCCGGGGCTCGACTCGCTCACCGCGATGGATAGGCACGTGATCGCCAACATGGGGACCGAACTCGGTGCGACGTCCACCGTGTTCCCCGCCGACGAGGCCGTCCGGAGCTTCCTCGCCCAACAGGAACGCGAGGAGGACTTCTCGGAACTCCTCGCCGACGACGACGCGGAGTACCACGTCACCGAGCACATCGACCTCTCGGCGATCGAACCCATGATCGCGAAGCCGTCGAGCCCGGGCAACGTCGTGCCCGTCACCGAGGTCGCCGGCGAGAACCTCTACCAGGGCTACATCGGGTCGAGCGCGAACCCCGGCCTCCGCGACTTCGCCGTCCCGGCGATGATCGCCGAGAACCACCGGGTGCCGCCCGAGGTGAGTTTCGACGTCAACCCGACCTCGCGCCAGATGCTCCAGAACCTCACCGCCGAGGGCTATCTCACGATGCTCTACGCGAGCGGCGCGCGGGTCCACCAGGCGGGCTGCAACGGCTGTATCGGGATGGGACAGGCCCCCGCGAGCGGACGCAACAGCCTCAGAACGGTGCCCCGGAACTTCCCGGGTCGAACGGGCACCCGCGAGGACAGCGTGTTCCTTTGTAGCCCCGAGACCGCCGTGGCGAGCGCGCTCGCCGGCGAGATCACCGACCCGCGGACGCTCGAAGACACCCACGACATGAGCTACCCCGAGTGGGAGGAGCCCGAGGCGATCATCGTCGACGATTCGGCGCTGAGTCCGCCGCCCGAGAACCCCGGTGGCGAGCTCGAAAAGGGCCCCAACGTGAAGTCGCTCCCCGAGTTCGAGACGGTTCCCGACGCCATCTCCGGCCCGGTGCTGATGAAGGTCGGCGACGACATCTCGACCGACGAGATCATGCCCGCGGGGTCGGCGGTCCTGCCCTACCGCTCGAACATCCCGAAGATCAGCGAGTGGGTCTTCGACCAGGTCGAGCAGGGTTTCTATCAGCGCGCGGAGGAGGCGGGCGCGCCGTGGCTGGTCGTGGGCGGGTCGAACTACGGCCAGGGGAGTTCGCGTGAACACGCCGCGCTCGCACCCTATCACCTCGGAATGCGCGCCGCGCTCGCGGTGAGTTACGCGCGGATCCACTGGCAGAACCTCGTGAACTTCGGGATCGTCCCGCTCGAGTTCGTCGACCGCGACGATTACGAAGCCATCGAACAGGGCGACGAACTCGAACTCCCCGCCATCCGCGAGGAGTTGCGAAACGGGACCGAGGTCACGGTGCGAAACGGTACCCAGAACACCGAGTTCACGGCCGAGCACAGCCTGAGCCCGCGCCAGGTCGACGTCGTCCTGCAGGGTGGGCTCATCGAGGCGTACAAGAACTGA
- a CDS encoding SCP2 sterol-binding domain-containing protein, with the protein MVDQELVDRIEDSLEQDQDALEADLPGILSEMEGRTDDLVREHPQVLADVLSRMAAMDVASFVPENPETADQFQELLWSGVRVMVERNPEVKEQITEDITTNFAADDCPMEGHLRVDEDANTVTGGSGQLDDADLTITGPADVLVGLVTGDVDPMKGLMRRQFELDGSMSTATKLVPVMDALSNQLPD; encoded by the coding sequence ATGGTAGACCAGGAACTCGTCGACCGGATCGAAGACTCGCTCGAACAGGACCAGGACGCCCTCGAAGCGGACCTCCCCGGGATCCTCTCGGAGATGGAGGGCCGGACCGACGACCTCGTTCGCGAACATCCGCAGGTGTTGGCCGACGTCCTCTCGCGGATGGCGGCGATGGACGTCGCCTCGTTCGTCCCCGAGAACCCCGAGACCGCCGACCAGTTCCAGGAACTCCTCTGGTCGGGGGTGCGGGTGATGGTCGAGCGGAACCCCGAGGTCAAAGAGCAGATCACCGAGGACATCACCACGAACTTCGCGGCCGACGACTGCCCGATGGAGGGCCACCTCCGGGTCGACGAGGACGCCAACACCGTCACCGGCGGGTCGGGCCAACTCGACGACGCCGACCTCACGATCACCGGGCCGGCGGACGTGCTCGTGGGGCTCGTCACCGGTGACGTCGACCCGATGAAGGGGCTCATGCGCAGGCAGTTCGAACTCGACGGGTCCATGTCGACGGCGACGAAGCTCGTCCCGGTCATGGACGCGCTCTCGAACCAACTCCCCGACTGA
- a CDS encoding coenzyme F420-0:L-glutamate ligase produces MNVTAVPDVPEIRAGDDLAGMVADRVDLDPDDIVCVASTIVSKAEGRAYDLDDFPAGPRATEIANRLGDLAGEEKDPRFAQAVLEESTELLMDAPFLLTETRFGHVCVNAGIDRSNVPDNDILLLPKHPSRTARELADALGVPVILTDTCGRPFRFGQRGVAIGWAGMDASLDWRGAHDRDGREMGVTVESVVDELAAATNLVAGEGAGGTPVSVVRDLSLDEVGTSDNLFRDVEGDFVRQALREWSYAGD; encoded by the coding sequence ATGAACGTTACCGCCGTCCCCGACGTCCCCGAGATCCGTGCGGGCGACGACCTCGCGGGGATGGTCGCCGACCGCGTCGACCTCGACCCCGACGACATCGTCTGTGTCGCGAGCACGATCGTCTCGAAGGCCGAGGGCCGGGCCTACGACCTCGACGACTTCCCAGCCGGGCCGCGGGCGACCGAGATCGCGAACCGGCTCGGCGACCTCGCGGGCGAGGAGAAGGACCCACGGTTCGCGCAGGCCGTCCTCGAAGAGAGTACGGAGCTCCTGATGGACGCGCCCTTCCTCCTGACCGAGACCCGGTTCGGCCACGTCTGCGTCAACGCCGGGATCGACCGTTCGAACGTCCCCGACAACGACATCCTCCTGCTCCCGAAGCATCCGAGCCGGACCGCCCGAGAACTCGCCGACGCGCTCGGCGTTCCAGTGATACTCACGGACACCTGTGGCCGGCCGTTCCGGTTCGGTCAGCGCGGCGTGGCCATCGGCTGGGCAGGGATGGACGCGAGCCTCGACTGGCGCGGTGCGCACGACCGCGACGGCCGCGAGATGGGTGTGACTGTAGAATCCGTGGTCGACGAACTCGCGGCGGCGACGAACCTCGTCGCGGGCGAGGGGGCGGGCGGGACACCCGTCTCGGTGGTTCGTGACCTCTCGCTCGACGAGGTCGGCACGAGCGACAACCTCTTTCGCGACGTCGAGGGCGACTTCGTCAGGCAGGCCCTCCGGGAGTGGTCGTATGCGGGGGATTGA
- a CDS encoding 5,10-methylenetetrahydromethanopterin reductase: MRGIELTPEHPTERLVDLGETAAEAGFDTVFASHHYNNRDPFAALTLLADRTDEIRLGPGITNPYETHPVTLASRVATLDELADGRAVFGVGPGDPSTLRNLGLGEQRGLRSVLESFEVARDLWDGERVDHEGTFTARDAGLNYEANRIPVYVGAEGPEMCRMAAKHADGLLFNGSHPDDLAWARERVEEGFEERVVGDEFDLAAYASVSVAEDEEAAREAARPPVAFIAAGAPQPVLDRHDIDADRAAAIGESISAGDFSKAFDRVSETMIEAFCIAGEPATVESRVRAVMNHADSLVVSAPLGPDLETAIRLTGDLCDRCSVT, from the coding sequence ATGCGGGGGATTGAGCTCACGCCCGAACACCCCACGGAACGCCTCGTCGACCTCGGCGAGACCGCCGCCGAGGCGGGCTTCGATACGGTCTTCGCGAGCCACCACTACAACAACCGTGACCCGTTCGCCGCCCTGACTCTCCTAGCCGACCGCACGGACGAGATTCGGCTGGGGCCGGGGATCACGAACCCCTACGAGACCCACCCCGTGACGCTCGCCTCGCGGGTCGCGACCCTCGACGAACTCGCCGACGGGCGGGCGGTGTTCGGGGTCGGTCCGGGCGACCCCTCGACCCTCCGGAACCTGGGGCTGGGCGAGCAGCGCGGGCTCCGGTCGGTGCTCGAATCCTTCGAAGTCGCCCGCGACCTCTGGGACGGCGAGCGCGTCGACCACGAGGGAACGTTCACCGCACGCGACGCGGGGTTGAATTACGAGGCGAACCGGATCCCGGTCTACGTCGGGGCCGAGGGCCCCGAGATGTGTCGGATGGCCGCGAAACACGCCGACGGACTCCTCTTCAACGGATCCCACCCCGACGACCTCGCGTGGGCTCGCGAGCGTGTCGAGGAGGGGTTCGAAGAACGCGTCGTCGGGGACGAGTTCGACCTCGCGGCCTACGCCAGCGTGAGCGTCGCCGAGGACGAGGAGGCAGCGCGCGAGGCCGCCCGCCCGCCGGTAGCGTTCATCGCCGCCGGCGCGCCGCAGCCGGTTCTCGACCGCCACGACATCGACGCCGACCGCGCGGCCGCTATCGGGGAGTCGATCTCGGCAGGGGACTTCTCGAAAGCGTTCGACCGGGTGAGCGAGACGATGATCGAGGCGTTCTGTATCGCCGGAGAGCCGGCGACGGTGGAATCACGGGTTCGAGCGGTCATGAACCACGCCGATAGCCTCGTGGTGAGCGCGCCGCTGGGGCCGGATCTCGAAACGGCGATCCGGCTTACTGGCGACCTGTGCGACCGGTGTTCGGTGACGTGA
- a CDS encoding MaoC/PaaZ C-terminal domain-containing protein: MPSTTIPEVGDVHTFERTFTREDVERFGEVSGDQQAIHTEPDEEGRLVVQGLLTATLPTKIGGDLGVLARSMEFDFLAPVRTGESVTCEVTVDAVEGHDDRHDVSCSVVCHRGRDVVMRASFEGLIWTE; encoded by the coding sequence ATGCCGAGCACGACGATCCCCGAGGTGGGCGACGTCCACACCTTCGAACGCACCTTCACCCGCGAGGACGTCGAGCGCTTCGGCGAGGTCTCGGGCGACCAGCAGGCGATCCACACCGAACCCGACGAGGAGGGCCGGCTCGTGGTACAAGGGCTCCTCACCGCGACGCTCCCCACCAAGATCGGCGGCGACCTCGGCGTGCTCGCGCGGTCGATGGAGTTCGACTTCCTCGCGCCCGTCCGCACCGGCGAGTCGGTCACCTGTGAGGTCACCGTCGACGCCGTGGAGGGACACGACGACCGCCACGACGTCTCGTGTTCGGTGGTCTGTCATCGAGGGCGCGACGTCGTGATGCGGGCGTCGTTCGAGGGCCTCATCTGGACGGAGTGA